One genomic region from Magnetofaba australis IT-1 encodes:
- a CDS encoding ATP-binding protein: MPAGRDTMWRPNQFGALAFVLTLALCLFGVWQEERRYQDALRVDVIDQLSTLRAQLEREINRHFHLTRGLIAYVQVHPDIDQADFHGIAAGLLRHNAYIRNIGLAPGDILKYVHPIQGNEKSIGLDYRANNAQWPAISRAIGQRRTVVAGPVNLVQGGVAFISRTPVYIPPQGGEPERYWGLASIVIDQQRLYQQAGLREVVGGVRVALRGRDGNGEQGDVFFGDAALFSGNAVRQTVHLPDGSWVLAGAPLAGWSQPSPHRTLMLFGSLILSLIMGLWIRWHLLVRHRYMERIQAADRSKNEFLANMSHEIRTPMNVILGMSELLLAEETDPRRKSYLETAHSAGEGLLSLINDILDIAKIEAGELEMHPTPLQIPTLVHAIARIFQQEASDKRLELITQLDDGLPEWVMGDAHRLRQVLINLVGNALKFTPAGQVAISVRRSGDICYRFAVTDTGIGIPADKLEHVFQPFSQADATITRRFGGSGLGLAICRDIVQKMGGKMAIESQEGAGSTIAFELPLPACPAPVEENPAHGIASETPIAPMGLSILVAEDSEDNVALLRAYTHKSPHRLTVVNNGRQAVDAFCENTFDLVLMDVQMPLMDGYAATQEIRNWERMRQRAPTPIWALSAHAYDEARNQSLRAGCDGHLTKPIKKRDLMAFLADIAARSDAPARNASPQQTSR; encoded by the coding sequence ATGCCAGCAGGCCGAGACACCATGTGGCGCCCCAACCAATTCGGCGCGCTGGCTTTCGTATTGACGCTGGCGCTGTGCCTGTTCGGCGTGTGGCAGGAGGAGCGGCGCTACCAGGATGCGCTGCGGGTGGATGTGATCGACCAGCTCAGCACCCTGCGCGCGCAGCTGGAGAGGGAGATCAACCGCCACTTTCATCTCACCCGTGGGTTGATCGCTTACGTGCAGGTTCACCCCGATATCGATCAGGCCGACTTTCACGGCATCGCCGCGGGCCTGCTGCGCCACAACGCCTATATCCGCAATATCGGTCTAGCGCCTGGCGATATCCTGAAATACGTCCATCCCATCCAAGGCAACGAGAAGTCCATTGGCCTGGACTATCGCGCCAATAACGCCCAGTGGCCCGCCATCAGCCGCGCCATCGGCCAACGCCGTACGGTGGTGGCCGGACCGGTGAATCTGGTACAGGGCGGGGTGGCCTTCATCAGCCGCACGCCGGTCTACATTCCGCCGCAAGGGGGCGAACCGGAGCGCTATTGGGGATTGGCCAGCATCGTCATCGACCAGCAGCGCCTCTATCAGCAGGCCGGTTTACGCGAAGTGGTGGGCGGCGTGCGCGTGGCGCTGCGCGGACGCGATGGCAATGGCGAGCAGGGCGACGTCTTTTTTGGCGACGCCGCGCTGTTTTCCGGCAATGCGGTGCGGCAAACGGTGCATCTGCCAGACGGCTCTTGGGTGCTGGCGGGCGCGCCGCTGGCGGGCTGGAGCCAACCCTCGCCCCACCGCACCCTCATGCTGTTTGGCAGTCTGATCCTGTCGCTGATCATGGGCTTGTGGATCCGCTGGCACCTGCTGGTCCGCCACCGCTACATGGAGCGCATCCAGGCCGCCGACCGCTCCAAGAACGAATTCCTGGCCAATATGAGCCATGAAATTCGCACCCCTATGAACGTTATTCTGGGCATGAGCGAACTGCTGCTCGCCGAGGAGACAGACCCGCGCCGCAAATCCTATTTGGAGACCGCGCACAGCGCTGGCGAAGGGCTGCTGAGCCTGATCAATGACATTCTGGACATCGCCAAAATCGAAGCGGGAGAGTTGGAGATGCACCCGACCCCGCTGCAGATTCCAACGCTGGTCCACGCCATTGCCCGCATTTTTCAGCAGGAGGCCAGCGACAAGCGATTGGAGCTGATCACCCAACTGGACGACGGCTTGCCAGAATGGGTGATGGGCGACGCCCACCGTTTGCGCCAAGTGTTGATCAATCTGGTGGGCAACGCCCTGAAATTCACCCCCGCCGGGCAGGTCGCCATCTCCGTGCGCCGCAGCGGCGACATCTGCTATCGCTTCGCCGTGACCGACACCGGCATCGGCATCCCCGCCGACAAGCTCGAGCATGTGTTTCAGCCCTTCTCCCAGGCCGACGCCACCATCACCCGACGCTTTGGCGGCTCAGGGTTGGGACTGGCCATCTGTCGCGACATCGTACAGAAGATGGGCGGCAAAATGGCCATTGAGAGCCAGGAGGGCGCAGGCAGCACCATCGCCTTTGAGCTTCCCCTACCCGCCTGTCCTGCGCCGGTGGAAGAGAACCCGGCCCATGGGATTGCGTCTGAAACGCCGATTGCGCCCATGGGACTCAGCATCCTGGTGGCGGAGGATTCAGAGGATAACGTGGCGCTGCTGCGGGCCTACACCCACAAAAGCCCTCACCGCCTCACGGTGGTCAACAATGGCCGCCAAGCGGTGGATGCGTTCTGTGAAAATACGTTTGATCTGGTGTTGATGGACGTGCAGATGCCCCTGATGGACGGCTACGCCGCCACCCAGGAGATCCGTAATTGGGAGCGGATGCGCCAGCGCGCGCCCACGCCGATCTGGGCGCTCTCGGCCCACGCCTATGATGAAGCGCGCAACCAGAGCCTGCGCGCTGGTTGCGACGGGCACCTGACCAAGCCGATCAAGAAACGGGATTTGATGGCGTTTCTGGCAGACATCGCCGCGCGGAGCGACGCCCCTGCGAGGAACGCATCACCACAGCAGACGAGCCGTTAA
- a CDS encoding TonB-dependent receptor plug domain-containing protein: MSSHTGIARTLRRSALLGLSGLTFAISVAPRAALAAEAVDAAERLDEVSVTATRMARATQEIPAAISVVGSQRIESERMVNIKDAIQGAPGVLIDSESGGYSARLIIRGAGQKANYGIREIMVMRDGVPITDPDSFTRLDFIDSQDIERIEITKGPGSIHGSGSAGG, encoded by the coding sequence ATGTCGTCACACACTGGTATTGCCCGCACCCTGCGTCGCTCCGCCCTGTTAGGGTTGAGCGGCCTGACCTTCGCCATCTCTGTTGCGCCGCGCGCCGCACTCGCCGCCGAGGCGGTGGACGCCGCTGAGCGGCTGGATGAGGTCAGCGTCACCGCCACGCGAATGGCCCGCGCCACCCAGGAGATCCCGGCGGCCATCAGCGTGGTGGGGAGTCAGCGCATTGAGTCCGAGCGCATGGTCAACATCAAGGACGCCATCCAAGGCGCGCCGGGGGTGTTGATCGACAGTGAGAGCGGCGGCTACAGCGCGCGTCTGATCATTCGCGGCGCCGGGCAGAAGGCCAACTACGGCATTCGCGAGATCATGGTGATGCGCGATGGCGTGCCCATCACCGACCCCGACAGCTTCACTCGCCTGGACTTCATCGACAGCCAGGACATTGAGCGCATCGAGATCACCAAGGGGCCGGGCTCCATCCACGGCTCCGGTTCGGCGGGGGGGTGA
- a CDS encoding TonB-dependent receptor: MIQIISKSVFDSADRLRAGYGEQGARNAHARLGKVWDKHAASVTFSHRASNNQWRRNNEYASSQLSFKHGYLFDGGGALESELSFSRVDLQLPGSMGDAEFADYLATGRQTDTKDAWKNSARDSKIIFFNTRWEGEVGEWRFKPRLFATHWSHFHPVTGVINVSENNLLYGVDLEGDRSHQLFGPASLVMGVTARRDSSLDAEKYEYADVVTGWGGRISSTLSDRQGALLEEQDTINTLFGVYALESLKPVENLTLDLSVRYDRSMFDIDTMEYGSYSYSTGTYIAGSGASSVNQDYNLWSLSAGAAYALNPTWTLFANVAQSDQVPSSQEIESNTGLQASTARNVELGVKARLRGWQLDASAYWTKVSDEIVSVLDNGQTVFQNAGGTRKLGVELAGEWRPLEGLSLGGSWTYSDITFDSFNEVISSVNYDRSGNRLPYVPLQQYGLWAAYEHASGWSGRVRAQSWGKYWMDNANSEQYGGYDFVTHVDVGYKTGIHRFNLNVENLFDKRYAIEATKDSRGTRAYSGAAPRSVMAYWTVDLEG, translated from the coding sequence GTGATTCAGATCATCTCCAAATCGGTATTCGACAGCGCCGACCGCCTGCGCGCCGGTTATGGCGAGCAGGGCGCGCGCAACGCCCATGCGCGCCTGGGCAAGGTGTGGGACAAGCACGCCGCCTCGGTGACATTCTCCCATCGCGCCAGCAATAACCAGTGGCGGCGCAACAATGAATACGCCTCCAGCCAGCTGAGCTTCAAACACGGCTATCTGTTCGATGGCGGCGGCGCCCTGGAGAGCGAATTGAGCTTCAGTCGGGTGGATCTGCAACTGCCCGGCTCCATGGGCGATGCGGAGTTCGCCGACTATCTGGCTACTGGGCGGCAAACCGACACCAAGGACGCCTGGAAGAACTCCGCGCGCGACTCCAAGATCATCTTCTTCAACACCCGTTGGGAGGGCGAGGTGGGCGAGTGGCGCTTCAAACCGCGTCTGTTCGCCACCCACTGGAGCCACTTCCACCCGGTCACCGGGGTGATCAACGTCAGCGAGAACAACCTGCTCTACGGGGTGGATCTGGAGGGCGACCGCAGCCACCAACTGTTTGGCCCGGCATCGTTGGTGATGGGGGTGACGGCGCGGCGCGACAGTTCGCTGGACGCCGAGAAGTATGAGTACGCCGACGTCGTCACCGGCTGGGGCGGACGCATCTCCAGCACCCTGAGCGACCGCCAGGGGGCGCTGCTGGAGGAGCAGGACACCATCAACACCCTGTTTGGCGTGTATGCGCTGGAGAGTTTGAAGCCCGTTGAGAACCTGACGCTGGACCTGTCGGTCCGCTACGACCGCTCCATGTTCGATATCGACACCATGGAGTATGGCTCCTACAGCTATTCAACCGGAACCTACATCGCCGGGAGCGGCGCCAGCAGCGTGAATCAGGACTATAATCTCTGGTCGCTGTCGGCGGGGGCGGCCTATGCGCTGAATCCCACCTGGACGCTATTCGCCAATGTGGCCCAGAGCGATCAGGTCCCCTCCAGCCAGGAGATCGAGAGCAACACCGGTCTGCAGGCCTCCACCGCGCGCAATGTGGAGCTGGGAGTCAAAGCGCGGCTCCGTGGCTGGCAACTGGACGCTTCGGCCTACTGGACCAAGGTGAGCGATGAGATCGTGTCGGTGTTGGACAACGGCCAGACGGTGTTCCAGAACGCCGGCGGCACGCGCAAGCTGGGGGTGGAGCTGGCCGGCGAGTGGCGTCCGCTGGAGGGGCTGAGCCTGGGCGGCAGCTGGACCTACAGCGACATCACCTTCGACTCCTTCAATGAGGTGATCTCCAGCGTCAACTATGACCGCAGCGGCAACCGTCTGCCCTACGTGCCGTTGCAGCAGTACGGCCTGTGGGCCGCCTATGAGCACGCCAGCGGCTGGTCTGGCCGGGTGCGCGCACAGTCGTGGGGCAAGTACTGGATGGACAACGCCAACTCCGAGCAGTATGGCGGCTACGACTTTGTCACTCATGTGGACGTGGGCTACAAAACCGGCATCCACCGCTTCAATCTCAATGTGGAGAATCTGTTCGACAAGCGCTACGCCATTGAAGCCACCAAGGACTCTCGCGGCACGCGCGCCTATAGCGGCGCCGCGCCGCGCTCGGTGATGGCCTACTGGACGGTGGATCTGGAGGGCTGA